The region GGGATCAGGGTGCCGATCCTGAAGATCCCGACGAGTACCTCGCGGAAAATGTCTTCTGGGTGCCAAAGGAGGCACGCTGGGCGTTCCTCCAGGCGAACGCGAAGGGCCCGGAGATTGGAGTGCTGGTCGACCAGGCGATGGAAGCGATCGAGAAGAAGAACCCATCGCTGAAGCATGTTCTGCCGAAAGACTATGCACGGCCGGCGCTGGACAAGACCCGCCTGGGTGAGCTGATCGACCTGGTCGGCGGGATTACTGTCGGGAACCGCGAGGCTCGCTCGCATGATGTGCTCGGGCGGGTGTATGAGTATTTCCTTGCCCAGTTTGCGAGTGCGGAGGGGAAACAGAGCGGGCAATTCTATACTCCTCGTCACATCGTGAGGACCCTTGTAGCAATGCTCGCCCCATACCAGGGTCGCATCTATGATCCCTGCTGTGGCTCGGGCGGGATGTTTGTGCAGAGCGAGAAGTTTGTAGAAGCCCACGGTGGCCGGCGGAACGACATCAGCGTCTACGGTCAAGAGTCAAACCCGACAACCTGGCGGCTGGCGAAGATTAACCTTGCCATCAGAGGAATCGAGGGGAACCTCGGGGAGCAGCACGCTGACAGTTTCAAAGACGATCTCCACAAGACGCTGAAGGCCGACTACATCCTCGCCAACCCACCTTTTAATATGAAGGACTGGGGAGGAGAGGGGCTCCAGGACGATGTGCGGTGGAAGTACGGCATCCCGCCGAAGAACAACGCAAACTTTGCTTGGATGCAACACATGATCCACCACCTTGCCCCTACAGGGCTTGCGGGGATTGTGCTTGCCAACGGCTCAATGTCCTCGAACACATCGGGTGAGGGGGAGATCCGCAAGAACATCATTGAGGCCGATCTAGTGGATTGCATGGTAGCACTCCCGGGCCAACTCTTCTACTCAACCCAGATCCCAGCCTGCCTCTGGATCCTGGCGCGAGACAAAAAGAACCACCGCTTCCGCGACCGCCGCCGCCAGATCCTCTTCATCGATGCCCGGAAGATGGGGGAGATGGT is a window of Methanoculleus sp. 7T DNA encoding:
- a CDS encoding class I SAM-dependent DNA methyltransferase; its protein translation is MAKSNGNRANGDGAVLGFENKLWNAADKLRSNMDAAEYKHVVLGLFFLKYISDTFEEQHAKLTALRDQGADPEDPDEYLAENVFWVPKEARWAFLQANAKGPEIGVLVDQAMEAIEKKNPSLKHVLPKDYARPALDKTRLGELIDLVGGITVGNREARSHDVLGRVYEYFLAQFASAEGKQSGQFYTPRHIVRTLVAMLAPYQGRIYDPCCGSGGMFVQSEKFVEAHGGRRNDISVYGQESNPTTWRLAKINLAIRGIEGNLGEQHADSFKDDLHKTLKADYILANPPFNMKDWGGEGLQDDVRWKYGIPPKNNANFAWMQHMIHHLAPTGLAGIVLANGSMSSNTSGEGEIRKNIIEADLVDCMVALPGQLFYSTQIPACLWILARDKKNHRFRDRRRQILFIDARKMGEMVDRTHRILTDEDINRIAGTYHAWRGDPDPGEYKDVPGFCRIVTVEEVAEHGYVLTPGLYVGAEEVEDGGEPFEETMAELTTELYEQMAEADELNATIRQNLEVLGYGE